One Branchiostoma floridae strain S238N-H82 chromosome 1, Bfl_VNyyK, whole genome shotgun sequence genomic region harbors:
- the LOC118418660 gene encoding girdin-like isoform X12: MAEEDADISPMEAFMDSPLVVWAKTFSPGSKVDFTNLVEGTFLNEMMLQIDPRPTNQRINKQVQGQVHLRIQNLAILMRHIKSYYQDVLQQLIVMKLPDIIAIGKEPEGEQCIHELRKILLLVLGCAVQCEKKEVFIEKIKELDLDVQHAMVGHIQEITDNTDNIFCTQWSELTEIPPEELDGLSRNMFYHLKRLVNERDDYCEALAEITQERDYYQHAQQEASKQAQSPVAPGQPQDKNHLTVELADTKARLRRLRQELEEKSEQVVDFKHEIEQINLTLQKLRQENLELSTDARSARAYRDELDVAKEKLSKTEKFESEIQRYKEKLNDLDFYKARTEELREDNRILHETKAMLEEQMESLRAKKEKWVEVEQENLRIKAQLKEMEERRDEDRRRIQELVDENMALDLDKRQTLNESLTLGRELEDAKSKSSSGWSYKGYYPLAAECNESATSRALRLEKENKRLVQEMEELREQMHHSDSSNTRMTELEKENQRLSEKLKRLQDSATKETQSLLDLEQFSDDLIKDKAQLEQTLETIKENSERQIQELERENEQLQQTINTLRQRTQISLDARVKDIEKENKTLHDSLRETTSKLSQVELEKKQLSRQFERIRDNAERAEEMERENVKVGREKEHLQRTIETLKISCENFDQLEKEHNAMEKEHRKLKKEVDSLKSKAEKFDESEKVNIQLNAEKQRLQRTIENLKGTGSKVSEIEEEKEELEKENHQLKKMLATSKESVQRLEEDNLRLDSQNQKLTKSVDHSSRKVEDLRKENSELESEGQRLQKSLENMKASSRKLQRLEKDNRDLETTNTQLERSQKQLEKENKRLRQSMEMKEGMLEDSNTRIASLETEIRHMQKDKERSKDTDSRIQELEKDNKDLLKQTTMDKKTLATLREELVNEKLHNQQLTNELEKLAAELDKIGLNKEKLLQQEHSQDESRWKALESRMESELKKSLEIKEEKVHALESRLQESVNRNQKLRDELRTLRREHEALQQKYEEEQGSSPPKVTVRRTTQGETTRELIKMKDQVIELERNNAKFETENSSLKQQSRSLESQCNKLQQQVSSLQSQNASLQGQSSNLQSQNAKLQVELSTLQSQKSSVTSEHTKLQTQHSQAETQYKSLQRRYDDMRSEHTALQKDFERLQKLHSTLSSDNEAMASEHSMLKSNFKILKSDNKRLEDQYNSLLKENEGLKKMKSTFESVRSEDRTLAAVKADNERLQATNRKLTADYQDLQTDHKGLKQTYNSLQLEHTQLAGDLREFQSQYMQMDMATSKMEGRCEMLQQLNRTLEEENKQLMSQLTKLLEQNQELLAQTLESKEQFHEEERQFSDKLNELRRQKEKLEEKIMDHYKGYEPSPPRKKGFKLFNKISAAMSRTNKAPKERDKKTSKVSLSDHVDGQGAERSDSSSIGSYGDSLDGSAENTNSQKTNNVQSDYDPYPLRDRKQKYRSELVLYRTSYPWDYEIESSRPRPLQERRNHYRSEEFLHRRSMPALDVISENFCALSSEDLHLNIPPEADSQSSGSAGSRPASHNTSYNSEGNRSWSNYSTNISPRIEIDRIRAGSLGSEDHIPTKDPGSLVPPVDRARTASYNSYDSRDSSPRDSTSTPRSHASTPRSQYNAVSPGSEMVSLEQFLDESNKVPSPLFTRKKMEKSRSQDSDSLLHDRDKDHLARNMMYSSMSQLPGESHSSRPPSSPNFNARRQHYQSEVNLSSIPKDRSQDRIHPDSRAMSSSTSRLDGSHPPAPPQRYAPSKMLSPAPNPQSSPVQTRVLTVSNRLDRLSKTPTPSQPQTVTVKTTTIPGTDKPTIMDGKTPSPRHEYGGGDAPRRPPPEYTNYSPRGYKPPSTSTPQSVRYSDRPTPNPRNLNSQYDSRPDYSRDSRPSPREGQYGRAPPSPGRAPPSPRQQRANPRPPQEQKSSVRQTAAMFEQKGRDDDRKGEAPNNQGGPSGAEGSSIWYEYGCV, from the exons GATGTTCTTCAGCAGCTGATTGTGATGAAGCTCCCTGACATCATTGCTATTGGCAAGGAGCCTGAAGGAG AACAATGTATCCATGAGCTGAGAAAGATACTGCTATTAGTGCTGGGATGTGCAGTACAG TGTGAAAAGAAGGAGGTCTTCATTGAGAAAATCAAGGAGCTAGACCTGGATGTACAACATGCCATGGTTGGACACATTCAAGAG ATAACGGACAACACAGACAACATCTTCTGTACCCAGTGGAGCGAGCTGACAGAGATCCCTCCTGAGGAGTTGGATGGTCTGTCAAGGAACATGTTCTACCATCTCAAGAGGCTGGTCAATGAGAGGGACGACTACTGTGAG GCACTTGCAGAGATCACACAGGAGAGGGACTACTACCAGCATGCTCAGCAGGAGGCAAGCAAACAGGCACAGTCTCCAGTTGCACCCGGGCAGCCACAGGACAAAAACCACCTGACAGTGGAACTGGCCGACACCAAGGCCCGACTGAGAAGACTCCGCCAGGAGCTGGAAGAGAAGAGCGAGCAAGTGGTGGACTTTAAGCACGAGATCGAGCAGATCAACCTCACCCTGCAGAAACTCCGGCAGGAGAACCTGGAGCTGAGTACGGACGCGCGGTCGGCGAGGGCCTACAGGGACGAGCTGGATGTGGCCAAGGAGAAGCTGAGCAAGACGGAGAAGTTTGAGTCTGAGATCCAGAGGTACAAGGAGAAGCTCAACGACTTGGACTTCTATAAGGCCCGGACTGAG GAACTACGAGAAGACAACAGGATCCTGCATGAGACCAAGGCCATGCTGGAGGAGCAGATGGAGTCCCTGAGGGCCAAGAAGGAGAAGTGGGTGGAGGTGGAACAGGAGAACCTCCGGATCAAGGCACAGCTGAAGGAGATGGAGGAG AGAAGAGATGAAGACAGGAGGAGGATTCAAGAGCTGGTTGATGAGAATATGGCTCTTGACCTGGACAAGAGGCAAACCCTTAACGAGTCCTTAACCCTCGGGAGGGAACTGGAAGATGCCAAGAGCAAGAGTTCTTCAG GCTGGTCCTACAAAG GTTACTACCCACTGGCCGCGGAGTGTAACGAGTCGGCGACCAGCCGAGCGCTGCGGCTGGAGAAGGAGAACAAGAGGCTGGTGCAGGAGATGGAGGAACTACGGGAGCAGATGCACCACTCTGACTCTAGTAATACaag AATGACTGAGCTGGAGAAGGAGAACCAGCGCCTGAGTGAGAAGTTGAAGCGCCTGCAGGACAGTGCCACCAAGGAGACCCAGAGCCTGCTGGACCTGGAGCAGTTTAGTGATGATCTCATCAAGGATAAG GCTCAGCTTGAGCAGACGTTGGaaacaattaaagaaaacaGTGAGAGACAGATCCAGGAACTGGAGAGAGAAAATGAGCAGCTTCAACAGACGATAAACACACTCAGGCAGAGAACGCAG ATTTCTTTAGATGCTCGTGTCAAGGATAttgagaaagaaaacaagaccTTGCACGACAGCTTGAGAGAGACAACCAGCAAGTTGTCCCAAGTCGAGTTGGAGAAGAAGCAGCTTAGTCGCCAGTTTGAGAGAATCCGTGACAATGCAGAGAGGGCAGAGGAGATGGAGAGGGAAAATGTAAAAGTCGGCAGAGAAAAAGAACACTTACAGAGGACAATAGAAACTCTGAAGATCTCTTGTGAGAATTTTGACCAACTGGAGAAGGAACACAATGCAATGGAAAAAGAACACAGAAAGCTGAAGAAGGAGGTAGATAGTTTGAAGTCAAAGGCGGAGAAGTTTGATGAGTCCGAGAAGGTCAACATCCAGCTGAATGCAGAGAAGCAGCGACTACAGAGAACCATCGAAAACCTGAAGGGCACAGGCAGCAAAGTGTCTGAGATCGAAGAGGAGAAGGAAGAGCTGGAGAAAGAAAATCACCAGCTGAAGAAGATGCTCGCAACCTCAAAAGAATCCGTCCAAAGGCTCGAGGAAGACAACTTGAGGTTAGACAGCCAGAACCAGAAGTTGACGAAGTCTGTGGACCATTCCAGTAGGAAGGTGGAGGATCTACGGAAAGAGAACTCCGAGCTGGAAAGCGAGGGCCAGAGGCTCCAGAAAAGTCTGGAGAACATGAAGGCATCCAGCAGGAAGCTGCAGCGGCTGGAGAAGGACAATCGTGACCTGGAGACAACAAACACTCAGCTGGAGAGGAGTCAGAAGCAGTTGGAAAAGGAAAACAAGAGATTGAGGCAGTCCATGGAGATGAAGGAGGGCATGTTGGAGGACAGTAACACCAGGATAGCCAGTCTGGAGACAGAGATCAGGCACATGCAGAAGGACAAGGAGAGAAGTAAGGATACAGACAGCAGGATTCAGGAGTTAGAGAAGGACAACAAGGATCTGCTGAAGCAAACAACTATGGACAAGAAAACACTGGCGACGCTACGGGAG GAACTGGTGAATGAGAAACTGCACAACCAGCAGCTGACCAATGAGCTGGAGAAGCTAGCAGCAGAACTGGATAAGATCGGTCTAAACAAGGAGAAACTTCTACAACAGGAGCACTCACAGGACGAGAG CCGGTGGAAGGCCCTAGAGTCCCGCATGGAGAGTGAACTGAAGAAGAGCCTTGAGATTAAGGAGGAGAAGGTCCATGCACTGGAGAGTCGGCTCCAGGAGTCAGTTAACAG GAATCAGAAGCTGCGCGACGAGTTGAGAACTCTGCGCCGGGAACACGAGGCTCTACAGCAGAAGTACGAGGAGGAGCAGGGCTCCAGCCCCCCCAAGGTCACGGTCAGGCGCACCACCCAGGGGGAAACCACCAGGGAGCTCATCAAGATGAAGGATCAGGTCATTGAGTTGGAGAGAAAT AATGCCAAATTTGAGACTGAGAATAGCAGCCTGAAGCAGCAAAGTAGGAGCCTGGAGTCCCAGTGCAACAAGCTGCAGCAGCAGGTGTCCTCGCTACAGTCCCAGAATGCCTCTCTACAAGGGCAGAGCAGCAACCTGCAATCCCAAAATGCAAAGCTGCAAGTCGAACTCTCTACACTGCAATCCCAGAAGTCCTCTGTCACTTCTGAACACACCAAACTGCAAACTCAACATTCCCAGGCAGAGACACAGTACAAGTCTCTGCAGAGAAGGTACGACGACATGAGAAGTGAACACACGGCTCTGCAAAAAGACTTTGAGCGTCTGCAGAAACTGCACAGTACCCTGTCCTCAGACAATGAAGCCATGGCTTCGGAGCACAGCATGTTGAAGTCCAACTTTAAGATACTGAAGAGTGACAACAAGAGGCTGGAGGACCAGTACAACTCACTTCTCAAGGAGAACGAGGGTCTGAAGAAGATGAAGTCCACGTTTGAATCAGTTAGGTCAGAAGACAGAACCCTGGCTGCTGTCAAAGCAGATAATGAAAG GTTGCAGGCAACCAACAGGAAGCTGACAGCAGACTACCAGGACCTGCAGACTGACCACAAGGGGCTGAAGCAGACCTACAACAGTCTACAGCTGGAGCACACCCAGCTAGCTGGGGACCTTAGGGAGTTCCAGTCACAGTACATGCAGATGGACATGGCCACCTCCAAAATGGAGGGCAGATGTGAG ATGCTGCAGCAGCTGAACCGTACACTGGAGGAGGAGAACAAACAGCTGATGTCACAGCTGACCAAGCTGCTGGAACAGAACCAGGAGCTGTTAGCTCAGACTCTGGAGAGCAAGGAGCAGTTCCACGAGGAGGAGAGACAGTTTTC TGACAAGTTGAATGAGTTGCGGAGGCAGAAAGAGAAGCTGGAGGAGAAGATCATGGACCACTACAAGGGCTATGAACCATCTCCTCCCAGGAAGAAGGGCTTCAAACTCTTCAACAAGATATCAGCAGCAATGAGTAGG ACAAACAAGGCACCAAAGGAGAGGGACAAGAAGACTTCCAAGGTGAGCTTGTCTGACCACGTGGATGGCCAGGGTGCGGAGCGGTCCGACAGTTCTTCCATCGGCTCCTACGGTGACTCCCTGGATGGGTCCGCTGAGAACACCAACTCACAGAAAACCAACAACGTTCAATCAG ACTATGACCCGTACCCCTTGAGAGACAGGAAACAGAAGTACAGGAGTGAGCTGGTGCTGTACCGCACCTCGTATCCTTGGGACTATGAAATTG AGTCCTCCCGACCCAGACCATTGCAGGAACGACGGAACCATTACAGAAGTGAAGAGTTTCTGCACAGACGGTCCATGCCTGCCCTTGATGTGATCAGTGAGAATTTCT GTGCCTTGTCTAGTGAGGACCTCCACCTCAACATTCCACCTGAAGCTGACTCACAAAGCTCAGGCTCTGCCGGGTCTCGCCCAG CATCACACAACACCAGTTACAACAGTGAAGGCAACCGCAGTTGGTCCAATTACAGCACCAACATCTCGCCAAGGATAGAAATAG ATCGTATCAGAGCGGGCAGCTTGGGAAGCGAAGATCACATTCCAACCAAGGACCCAGGCAGTCTTGTTCCGCCCGTTGACCGCGCCCGTACGGCCTCCTACAACTCGTACGACTCCAGGGACAGCTCGCCACGGGACTCCACTTCCACACCTCGGTCACATGCGTCAACACCGAGGTCTCAGTACAATGCAGTGTCACCGGGCAGCGAGATGGTATCGTTGGAGCAGTTCTTAGACGAAAGCAACAAGGTTCCCTCTCCACTGTTTACAAGG AAGAAGATGGAAAAGAGCAGGTCCCAGGACTCCGACTCATTGCTGCATGACAGAGACAAGGATCATCTGGCACGTAACATGATGTACAGCTCCATGTCACAACTCCCAGGGGAGTCTCATTCCTCCAGGCCACCCTCCAGTCCCAACTTCAATGCCAGAAGGCAACATTATCAGTCAGAAGTGAACCTGTCGTCCATTCCAAAAGACAGGAGTCAAGACAGGATCCATCCAGACTCGCGTGCCATGTCATCCTCTACCAGCCGGCTAGACGGCAGCCATCCTCCTGCACCTCCTCAGCGGTACGCACCTTCCAAGATGCTGAGCCCAGCACCCAACCCCCAGTCATCTCCCGTGCAGACACGGGTATTGACAGTCTCCAACAGGCTGGATCGCTTGTCCAAAACGCCAACTCCAAGCCAACCCCAAACTGTCACTGTCAAAACCACCACCATTCCCGGAACAGACAAGCCCACCATCATGGATGGAAAGACGCCGTCGCCTCGGCACGAGTATGGAGGTGGGGACGCACCTCGAAGACCGCCACCGGAATACACAAACTATTCTCCTCGTGGTTACAAACCTCCGTCCACCAGCACTCCTCAGTCTGTCAGGTACTCTGACAGGCCGACACCTAACccgagaaatttgaactcacaGTATGACTCCAGACCGGACTATAGTAGAGACAGTAGGCCCAGTCCCAGAGAAGGACAATATGGCAGGGCTCCCCCATCTCCTGGCAGGGCTCCCCCATCTCCCAGACAACAGAGGGCCAACCCCAGGCCTCCACAGGAACAGAAATCCTCCGTTAGACAAACAGCTGCCATGTTCGAGCAAAAGGGCCGGGATGATGACAGGAAGGGAGAAGCACCAAATAACCAGGGTGGGCCCTCAGGCGCTGAGGGGTCGTCCATCTGGTATGAGTATGGATGTGTCTAA